The following are encoded together in the Candidatus Binatia bacterium genome:
- a CDS encoding radical SAM protein — protein sequence MNPAQDRVIDKLRIVLIKPSKYDDDGYVIRFWRGVLPSNTLNVLHGLTEDVKQRRALGDIDLEVVTFDETAEKLPVKKIIRWSRRTGTKLLVCLVGVQTNQFPRAFDLAKRFRAHGIDVMMGGFHTSGTVSMLGDQEPDIQELFREGITAISGEVEGKWEGILADCLAGQLKPLYHYAGDLQNLVDIGDAPLPVTSPKTMKHFAQPAFGTADTSRGCPFACSFCTIINVQGRKMRERSPESIAAMARRNYHEHGVTFYFFTDDNFARKKLWRETFEAIIKLREEGIKISFMMQVDLAKKPKDFVALAAKAGCSQVFIGMESVNPENLKAEGKAQNKVEEYQGIIKEWHDAGIVVHTGYIIGLPWDTKEGVKRDAEYLMNVIQPDQASFFMLTPLPGSQDHKEMKQRGEWMDPDFNKRDSFHATIHHPHMNAEEWTRAYEDAWKAFYSKENMIRVLSRWSHKPRAYWNLMSVFFWYKNAALIEKEHPMIAGFFRLKDRTARRPGFAVDPLPVHMWKRSKEIARLFISWAKFFKEMEEVWLQTRKKSDREERWLEEIQRIQGEIWQSLKIAEWQQTYNNAKAALPAKAKALLDPFEELSSKVLVSRDDLNSFLRKWARLPKRLQKLRNRVGYDGEAARRLEEMSRIHNTAWAGRKIQEWQEAYTRLRKVLPSKFSLPQMKFDAFTNRAFYSRQDLQKFWAANVDHLKGMRLWKVRPWKLVKYLAKDFFISTSFASSFKSATRSQY from the coding sequence ATGAATCCCGCCCAAGATCGCGTCATCGATAAGCTCAGGATCGTTCTGATCAAGCCCTCCAAGTACGACGACGACGGCTACGTCATTCGCTTCTGGCGCGGGGTTCTCCCCAGCAATACCCTCAACGTTCTCCACGGGTTGACCGAAGACGTGAAGCAGCGCCGGGCTCTCGGTGACATCGACCTCGAAGTCGTGACGTTCGACGAGACGGCGGAAAAATTGCCGGTCAAAAAAATCATTCGCTGGAGCCGCCGCACCGGCACCAAGCTGCTCGTCTGCCTCGTCGGCGTCCAGACCAACCAGTTTCCGCGCGCCTTCGACCTGGCCAAGCGGTTCCGCGCGCACGGCATCGACGTCATGATGGGCGGCTTTCATACCAGCGGGACCGTCTCGATGCTGGGCGATCAGGAGCCCGATATTCAGGAGCTTTTCCGCGAGGGTATCACCGCAATTTCCGGCGAGGTGGAAGGAAAATGGGAGGGTATCCTCGCCGATTGCCTCGCCGGCCAACTGAAGCCCCTCTACCATTACGCCGGGGACCTGCAAAACCTCGTGGACATCGGCGACGCGCCGCTGCCGGTGACGAGTCCGAAGACGATGAAGCACTTCGCCCAGCCGGCCTTCGGCACGGCGGACACCTCGAGAGGCTGTCCCTTCGCCTGCTCGTTCTGCACGATCATCAACGTCCAGGGGCGCAAGATGCGCGAGCGCAGCCCGGAGAGCATCGCCGCGATGGCGCGGAGAAATTATCACGAGCACGGTGTGACTTTTTACTTCTTTACCGACGACAACTTCGCGCGCAAGAAACTCTGGCGCGAAACCTTTGAGGCGATCATCAAGCTCCGGGAAGAAGGTATCAAGATCTCCTTCATGATGCAGGTGGACCTCGCCAAGAAGCCCAAGGACTTCGTTGCGCTCGCCGCCAAGGCGGGCTGCTCGCAGGTCTTTATCGGCATGGAGAGCGTCAATCCGGAGAATCTCAAGGCCGAAGGCAAGGCGCAAAACAAAGTCGAAGAGTACCAGGGCATCATCAAGGAATGGCACGACGCCGGCATCGTGGTTCATACCGGCTACATCATCGGCCTTCCCTGGGACACGAAGGAAGGCGTGAAGCGCGACGCCGAGTATTTGATGAACGTGATCCAGCCGGATCAGGCTTCATTCTTCATGCTGACGCCGCTGCCGGGCTCGCAAGACCACAAAGAGATGAAGCAGCGCGGCGAGTGGATGGACCCGGATTTCAACAAACGCGACTCCTTTCACGCCACCATTCATCATCCGCACATGAACGCGGAGGAATGGACGCGGGCCTACGAGGACGCCTGGAAAGCGTTCTACAGCAAGGAGAACATGATTCGCGTTCTCTCCCGCTGGAGCCACAAGCCCAGGGCCTACTGGAACCTCATGTCGGTCTTCTTCTGGTACAAGAACGCGGCGTTGATCGAAAAGGAGCACCCGATGATCGCGGGCTTTTTCCGGCTAAAAGACCGGACCGCGCGCCGTCCCGGATTTGCCGTCGATCCTCTGCCGGTCCACATGTGGAAGCGCTCCAAAGAAATCGCCCGTCTTTTCATCTCGTGGGCCAAGTTTTTCAAAGAGATGGAAGAAGTCTGGCTCCAGACGCGGAAAAAAAGCGACCGGGAAGAGCGCTGGCTGGAAGAGATTCAGAGGATTCAGGGCGAGATCTGGCAGTCGCTCAAGATCGCCGAATGGCAACAAACCTACAACAATGCCAAGGCGGCGCTGCCCGCCAAGGCCAAAGCCCTGCTCGACCCGTTTGAAGAATTGTCCTCGAAGGTCCTGGTCAGCCGTGACGACTTGAATTCATTCCTGCGGAAGTGGGCGAGGCTACCGAAGCGCCTGCAAAAATTGCGCAACCGTGTTGGGTACGACGGCGAAGCCGCGCGCCGGCTGGAAGAAATGTCGCGCATCCACAATACCGCGTGGGCGGGAAGAAAAATTCAGGAATGGCAGGAGGCTTACACGCGCCTGCGAAAAGTTCTCCCGTCCAAATTCAGCCTGCCGCAAATGAAGTTCGATGCCTTTACCAACCGCGCCTTTTATTCCCGCCAGGACCTGCAGAAGTTTTGGGCCGCGAACGTGGACCATCTGAAAGGCATGCGGCTCTGGAAGGTCCGCCCGTGGAAGCTGGTAAAATATCTCGCCAAAGATTTTTTCATTAGCACGTCCTTCGCCTCATCCTTCAAGTCCGCCACCCGGTCGCAATACTAA
- a CDS encoding type II toxin-antitoxin system PemK/MazF family toxin: MDPTIGAEIKKTRPAVIVSDDAIGILPLKVIVPITEWKERYAVAPWIVRLDPDGQNGLQKPSAADTFQVRSLAQERFVRRLGKLPDRVMDSIAKALAVVLSFDI, from the coding sequence TTGGACCCGACGATTGGCGCCGAGATCAAGAAAACCCGCCCGGCAGTCATCGTCAGCGATGACGCGATTGGAATCCTGCCGCTCAAAGTAATTGTCCCGATTACCGAATGGAAAGAACGCTATGCCGTGGCGCCTTGGATAGTCCGATTAGATCCCGACGGACAAAATGGGCTACAGAAGCCTTCTGCCGCCGACACATTTCAAGTCCGCTCGTTAGCCCAGGAAAGATTTGTGCGACGACTTGGAAAGCTCCCGGACCGTGTAATGGATTCAATCGCAAAAGCTCTCGCTGTAGTATTAAGCTTTGATATTTAA
- a CDS encoding BON domain-containing protein, which produces MTRQALMATAAVIVAALFVFFVGKWVFYPGSTEAPDVASRQEEPRPQTQEPTTPPPESSSDLPEISEDQEKPAKPSAKISPSKPQTSSRAQRQAKVSERPFVRRPAEPGIYQTIRRTSVRSRPNNSASVVDEVGSGARLNVVGSEGDWLIVRSNKLKSVVYVKRDDAMFLPREKPAESYEEVEARWRKVEADIHEAFGRWNVMGVSVAFIGDTAYLNGHVKTADERFRAEQAARTIPEVERIYNGVWVNP; this is translated from the coding sequence ATGACTCGTCAGGCGCTGATGGCGACGGCCGCCGTGATCGTCGCAGCACTTTTTGTCTTCTTCGTCGGGAAATGGGTTTTCTATCCCGGATCGACGGAGGCGCCCGATGTGGCTTCGCGGCAGGAGGAGCCGCGCCCGCAGACTCAGGAGCCAACAACGCCGCCGCCGGAATCTTCATCCGACCTTCCTGAGATCAGCGAAGATCAAGAGAAGCCCGCAAAACCTAGCGCGAAGATTTCTCCAAGCAAACCTCAAACTTCATCACGCGCTCAGCGACAGGCAAAGGTTTCCGAGAGGCCGTTTGTACGGCGGCCTGCGGAACCGGGAATCTATCAGACCATCCGGCGAACTTCGGTGCGGTCACGGCCGAATAATTCGGCTTCCGTCGTGGACGAGGTTGGGTCGGGAGCCAGGCTCAACGTCGTCGGCTCGGAGGGCGATTGGCTGATCGTTCGCTCAAACAAACTCAAGTCGGTGGTGTACGTGAAAAGGGACGACGCCATGTTTCTTCCCCGGGAAAAACCGGCCGAATCGTATGAAGAAGTCGAGGCCCGGTGGAGAAAGGTCGAGGCAGACATCCATGAAGCCTTCGGCAGGTGGAACGTTATGGGGGTGAGCGTGGCTTTTATCGGCGACACGGCCTATCTCAACGGCCATGTAAAAACAGCGGATGAAAGATTCAGGGCGGAGCAGGCGGCGCGGACGATTCCGGAGGTCGAGCGTATTTACAACGGAGTTTGGGTTAACCCTTAA
- a CDS encoding type II toxin-antitoxin system prevent-host-death family antitoxin produces MARGVLKVKTIPALVARKEFGEILKRVRGNKERFVVSRKGEAAAVILGYEDFVRSVLKIKEPVALRKIRKEARRTGVAKLSLDEINAEIRAAREERREKLAS; encoded by the coding sequence ATGGCACGAGGTGTCTTAAAAGTGAAAACAATACCCGCTTTAGTCGCGCGGAAGGAATTCGGGGAGATTCTAAAAAGGGTAAGAGGAAATAAAGAGCGGTTTGTGGTCTCCCGCAAAGGAGAGGCCGCTGCTGTCATCCTCGGGTATGAGGATTTCGTGCGCAGCGTTCTCAAGATAAAAGAACCGGTCGCGCTCAGAAAAATTCGCAAAGAGGCGCGTCGAACCGGTGTCGCGAAGCTCAGTCTGGACGAAATCAACGCGGAGATACGAGCGGCGCGGGAGGAACGGAGAGAGAAGCTAGCCTCCTGA
- a CDS encoding tetratricopeptide repeat protein, with protein MADDRHRNFRAAVALPDDKIDLGRAALAIAQETYPDLRIETYLSRMDQLAAVARDRSAGENSPYRLIACLNQVLFTQEGYRGNRDDYYDPRNSFLNDVIERRKGIPITLSVLYMEVARRVELKLHGIGFPGHFLVKYVGDEGEIVIDPFDNGEVRTADELQGMLDRLYGGKVAFHPDFLAPVSTRDIIQRMLNNLKAIYLRREDFPKALSTAERLVIIDPTSPQEIRDRGLLYLKLEHFSQAIDDFETYLRLAPEAADADEILRQVENLRKNAARLH; from the coding sequence ATGGCGGACGATCGCCACAGGAATTTTCGCGCGGCCGTTGCGCTTCCGGACGACAAGATCGACCTCGGGCGCGCGGCTCTGGCCATCGCTCAGGAAACCTATCCGGACCTGCGGATCGAGACGTATCTCTCGCGGATGGATCAGCTTGCGGCTGTGGCTCGCGACCGCTCGGCTGGAGAAAACAGCCCCTATCGTCTGATCGCCTGCCTCAATCAGGTCCTCTTTACCCAAGAAGGCTATCGCGGCAACCGGGACGATTATTACGATCCCAGAAATAGCTTTTTGAACGACGTCATCGAGCGCCGGAAAGGCATACCGATCACGCTCTCCGTCCTATATATGGAGGTAGCCAGAAGGGTCGAGCTAAAACTGCACGGTATCGGTTTCCCGGGTCATTTTCTGGTCAAGTACGTCGGCGACGAAGGCGAGATTGTAATTGACCCTTTCGACAACGGCGAAGTTCGCACGGCCGATGAGCTGCAAGGAATGCTCGACCGTCTCTACGGCGGCAAGGTCGCCTTCCACCCTGATTTTCTCGCGCCGGTATCGACTAGAGACATTATCCAGCGGATGCTGAACAACTTGAAGGCGATCTATCTGCGCCGGGAAGATTTCCCCAAAGCCCTCTCCACGGCCGAGCGTCTGGTGATCATCGATCCGACTTCGCCCCAAGAGATCCGCGACCGCGGCTTGCTCTATCTTAAGCTCGAACACTTTTCCCAAGCGATCGATGACTTTGAGACGTATCTCAGACTCGCCCCCGAGGCAGCCGACGCGGACGAGATACTCAGGCAGGTCGAGAACCTCAGAAAAAACGCCGCGCGTCTCCACTAA